Proteins found in one Hippopotamus amphibius kiboko isolate mHipAmp2 chromosome 12, mHipAmp2.hap2, whole genome shotgun sequence genomic segment:
- the GGT7 gene encoding glutathione hydrolase 7 isoform X4: MAAENEASQESALGAYSPVDYMSITSFPRLPEDEPAPAVPLRGRKDEDAFLGDPDTDPDSFLKSARLQRLPSSSSEMGSQDGSPLRETRKDPFSAAASECSCRQDGLTVIVTACLTFATGVTVALIMQIYFGDPQIFHQGAVVTDAARCTSLGIEVLRKQGSSVDAAVAAALCLGIVAPHSSGLGGGGVMLVHDIRRNKSHLIDFRESAPGALREEALQRSWETKVGTLPGLLVGVPGMVKGLYEAHQLYGRLPWSQVLAFAAAVAQDGFNVTHDLAQALAEQPPPNASERFREMFLPTGHPPLPGSLLRRPDLAAVLDVLGIYGPAAFYAGGNLTLEMVAEAQHAGGVITEEDFSNYSVLLEKPVCGVYRGHLVLSPRPPHTGPALISALNILEGFNLTSLVSREQALHWVAETLKIALALASRLGDPVYDSTITESMDDMLSKVEAAYFRGQISDSQAAPVPLLPIYELNGAPTAAQVLIMGPDDFIVAMVSSLNRPFGSGLITPSGILLNSQMLDFSWPNRTANHPAPSLENSVQPGKRPLSFLLPTVVRPAEGLCGTYLALGANGAARGLSGLTQVLLNVLTLNRNLSDSLARGRLHPDLQTNLLQVDSEFTEEEIEFLEARGHHVEKVDVLSWVHGSRRTNNFIIGVKDPRSPDAAGATIL; encoded by the exons ATGGCGGCAGAGAACGAGGCCAGTCAGGAGAGCGCCCTGGGCGCCTACTCGCCGGTGGACTACATGAGCATCACCAGCTTCCCCAGGCTGCCGGAGGACGAGCCGGCGCCCGCGGTCCCTCTAAGGGGCCGCAAGGACGAGGATGCCTTCCTGGGAGACCCGGATACCG ACCCGGACTCCTTCCTGAAGTCAGCGCGGCTGCAGCGGCTGCCGTCGTCGTCGTCGGAGATGGGTAGCCAGGACGGGTCGCCCTTGCGGGAGACGCGCAAAGACCCGTTCTCCGCGGCAGCGTCCGAGTGCTCCTGCCGCCAGGACGGGCTCACGGTCATCGTCACGGCCTGCCTCACCTTTGCCACCGGTGTCACCGTGGCGCTCATCATGCAGATCTACTTCGGGGACCCCCAG ATCTTTCACCAGGGCGCTGTGGTGACTGATGCTGCCCGCTGCACATCGCTGGGCATAGAGGTGCTCAGGAAACAGGGATCTTCCGTGGATGCAGCTGTGGCAGCAGCCCTGTGTTTGGGGATCGTGGCTCCGCACAGTTCTGGCCTGGGCGG TGGGGGTGTGATGCTGGTACATGACATCCGACGAAATAAGAGCCACCTAATTGATTTCCGGGAGTCTGCACCAGGGGCTCTCAGAGAAGAGGCCCTGCAGAGATCCTGGGAGACCAAGGTGGGGACCCTG CCTGGGCTCTTGGTGGGGGTTCCCGGAATGGTGAAGGGGCTATACGAAGCTCACCAGCTCTATGGCAG GCTGCCATGGTCCCAAGTCCTGGCCTTCGCAGCAGCTGTGGCCCAAGATGGCTTCAATGTGACCCATGATCTAG CCCAAGCCCTAGCAGAACAGCCGCCGCCCAATGCTTCTGAGCGCTTCCGTGAGATGTTCCTGCCGACGGGTCACCCGCCCCTACCTGGCTCGCTGCTGCGACGGCCTGACCTGGCGGCGGTGCTGGATGTGCTTGGCATCTACGGCCCCGCCGCCTTCTACGCGGGTGGCAACCTCACGCTGGAGATGGTGGCAGAG GCTCAACACGCAGGGGGTGTCATAACTGAGGAGGACTTCAGCAACTACAGTGTCCTCTTGGAGAAGCCTGTGTGTGGCGTGTACAGAG GCCACCTCGTTCTCagtccccgccccccacacacggGCCCTGCCCTCATCAGTGCTCTCAACATCCTTGAGGGCTTCAATCTTACCAGCCTGGTATCCCGGGAACAAGCTCTTCATTGGGTGGCAGAG ACCCTGAAGATCGCATTAGCTCTGGCCAGCAGACTGGGAGATCCTGTCTATGATTCTACCATCACTGAGAGCATGGATGATATGCTCAG CAAAGTGGAGGCTGCCTACTTCCGGGGCCAGATCAGTGATTCCCAGGCAGCCCCTGTCCCACTCCTGCCCATCTATGAGCTAAATGGGGCTCCCACAGCTGCCCAGGTGCTGATCATGGGCCCTGATGACTTCATTGTGGCCATGGTCAG CTCCCTGAACCGGCCCTTTGGCAGTGGCCTCATCACCCCCTCGGGGATCCTGCTCAACAGCCAGATGCTGGACTTCTCTTGGCCCAACAGGACTGCGAACCACCCTGCTCCCAGCCTG GAGAACTCGGTGCAGCCAGGGAAGCGGCCGCTGTCTTTCCTGCTGCCCACTGTGGTCCGGCCGGCAGAAGGACTCTGTGGGACCTACCTTGCCCTGGGGGCCAATGGAGCTGCCCGGGGCCTCAGTGGCCTGACCCAG GTTCTGCTGAATGTCCTGACCTTGAACCGGAACCTGAGTGACAGCCTGGCCCGTGGCCGCTTGCACCCCGACCTGCAGACCAACCTCCTGCAGGTGGACA GTGAGTTCACAGAAGAAGAGATTGAGTTCCTGGAAGCCAGGGGTCACCACGTGGAGAAGGTAGATGTCTTGTCCTGGGTCCATGGCAGCCGGAGAACCAATAACTTCATCATCGGTGTGAAGGACCCCCGGAGCCCAGATGCAGCTGGAGCTACCATCCTGTAG
- the GGT7 gene encoding glutathione hydrolase 7 isoform X2, with amino-acid sequence MAAENEASQESALGAYSPVDYMSITSFPRLPEDEPAPAVPLRGRKDEDAFLGDPDTDPDSFLKSARLQRLPSSSSEMGSQDGSPLRETRKDPFSAAASECSCRQDGLTVIVTACLTFATGVTVALIMQIYFGDPQIFHQGAVVTDAARCTSLGIEVLRKQGSSVDAAVAAALCLGIVAPHSSGLGGGGVMLVHDIRRNKSHLIDFRESAPGALREEALQRSWETKPGLLVGVPGMVKGLYEAHQLYGRTLLPRNPPSPPGPLFLPQDLLHPLLSGSPRLPWSQVLAFAAAVAQDGFNVTHDLAQALAEQPPPNASERFREMFLPTGHPPLPGSLLRRPDLAAVLDVLGIYGPAAFYAGGNLTLEMVAEAQHAGGVITEEDFSNYSVLLEKPVCGVYRGHLVLSPRPPHTGPALISALNILEGFNLTSLVSREQALHWVAETLKIALALASRLGDPVYDSTITESMDDMLSKVEAAYFRGQISDSQAAPVPLLPIYELNGAPTAAQVLIMGPDDFIVAMVSSLNRPFGSGLITPSGILLNSQMLDFSWPNRTANHPAPSLENSVQPGKRPLSFLLPTVVRPAEGLCGTYLALGANGAARGLSGLTQVLLNVLTLNRNLSDSLARGRLHPDLQTNLLQVDSEFTEEEIEFLEARGHHVEKVDVLSWVHGSRRTNNFIIGVKDPRSPDAAGATIL; translated from the exons ATGGCGGCAGAGAACGAGGCCAGTCAGGAGAGCGCCCTGGGCGCCTACTCGCCGGTGGACTACATGAGCATCACCAGCTTCCCCAGGCTGCCGGAGGACGAGCCGGCGCCCGCGGTCCCTCTAAGGGGCCGCAAGGACGAGGATGCCTTCCTGGGAGACCCGGATACCG ACCCGGACTCCTTCCTGAAGTCAGCGCGGCTGCAGCGGCTGCCGTCGTCGTCGTCGGAGATGGGTAGCCAGGACGGGTCGCCCTTGCGGGAGACGCGCAAAGACCCGTTCTCCGCGGCAGCGTCCGAGTGCTCCTGCCGCCAGGACGGGCTCACGGTCATCGTCACGGCCTGCCTCACCTTTGCCACCGGTGTCACCGTGGCGCTCATCATGCAGATCTACTTCGGGGACCCCCAG ATCTTTCACCAGGGCGCTGTGGTGACTGATGCTGCCCGCTGCACATCGCTGGGCATAGAGGTGCTCAGGAAACAGGGATCTTCCGTGGATGCAGCTGTGGCAGCAGCCCTGTGTTTGGGGATCGTGGCTCCGCACAGTTCTGGCCTGGGCGG TGGGGGTGTGATGCTGGTACATGACATCCGACGAAATAAGAGCCACCTAATTGATTTCCGGGAGTCTGCACCAGGGGCTCTCAGAGAAGAGGCCCTGCAGAGATCCTGGGAGACCAAG CCTGGGCTCTTGGTGGGGGTTCCCGGAATGGTGAAGGGGCTATACGAAGCTCACCAGCTCTATGGCAG GACTCTCCTTCCCAGAAACCCCCCCTCGCCCCCAGGACCCCTTTTCCTCCCCCAGGacctcctccaccccctgctCTCCGGCTCCCCCAGGCTGCCATGGTCCCAAGTCCTGGCCTTCGCAGCAGCTGTGGCCCAAGATGGCTTCAATGTGACCCATGATCTAG CCCAAGCCCTAGCAGAACAGCCGCCGCCCAATGCTTCTGAGCGCTTCCGTGAGATGTTCCTGCCGACGGGTCACCCGCCCCTACCTGGCTCGCTGCTGCGACGGCCTGACCTGGCGGCGGTGCTGGATGTGCTTGGCATCTACGGCCCCGCCGCCTTCTACGCGGGTGGCAACCTCACGCTGGAGATGGTGGCAGAG GCTCAACACGCAGGGGGTGTCATAACTGAGGAGGACTTCAGCAACTACAGTGTCCTCTTGGAGAAGCCTGTGTGTGGCGTGTACAGAG GCCACCTCGTTCTCagtccccgccccccacacacggGCCCTGCCCTCATCAGTGCTCTCAACATCCTTGAGGGCTTCAATCTTACCAGCCTGGTATCCCGGGAACAAGCTCTTCATTGGGTGGCAGAG ACCCTGAAGATCGCATTAGCTCTGGCCAGCAGACTGGGAGATCCTGTCTATGATTCTACCATCACTGAGAGCATGGATGATATGCTCAG CAAAGTGGAGGCTGCCTACTTCCGGGGCCAGATCAGTGATTCCCAGGCAGCCCCTGTCCCACTCCTGCCCATCTATGAGCTAAATGGGGCTCCCACAGCTGCCCAGGTGCTGATCATGGGCCCTGATGACTTCATTGTGGCCATGGTCAG CTCCCTGAACCGGCCCTTTGGCAGTGGCCTCATCACCCCCTCGGGGATCCTGCTCAACAGCCAGATGCTGGACTTCTCTTGGCCCAACAGGACTGCGAACCACCCTGCTCCCAGCCTG GAGAACTCGGTGCAGCCAGGGAAGCGGCCGCTGTCTTTCCTGCTGCCCACTGTGGTCCGGCCGGCAGAAGGACTCTGTGGGACCTACCTTGCCCTGGGGGCCAATGGAGCTGCCCGGGGCCTCAGTGGCCTGACCCAG GTTCTGCTGAATGTCCTGACCTTGAACCGGAACCTGAGTGACAGCCTGGCCCGTGGCCGCTTGCACCCCGACCTGCAGACCAACCTCCTGCAGGTGGACA GTGAGTTCACAGAAGAAGAGATTGAGTTCCTGGAAGCCAGGGGTCACCACGTGGAGAAGGTAGATGTCTTGTCCTGGGTCCATGGCAGCCGGAGAACCAATAACTTCATCATCGGTGTGAAGGACCCCCGGAGCCCAGATGCAGCTGGAGCTACCATCCTGTAG